In the Mastomys coucha isolate ucsf_1 unplaced genomic scaffold, UCSF_Mcou_1 pScaffold18, whole genome shotgun sequence genome, one interval contains:
- the Bsnd gene encoding barttin isoform X2, protein MADEKTFRIGFIVLGLFLLSLGTFLMSHDRPQVYGTFYAMGSIMVIGGVIWSMCQCYPKITFVPADSDFQSILSPKALSLLETGLSEVKSPQTPYVRLWEEAAYDQSLPDFTHIQMKVMGYSEDPRPLLAPELKTGASSVREGEPRTAQAWTEAPVVVHRGLDENEGEKSHSQSSPPACPQGSAPLASFHDDLDGGSSEGSNSHPSPLDRDEPHLQAPWASRGPLDRFSDFALIDDTPTSEDMVLEGQARDTALPNKQRWSLRVKEETVQAGAGEPEQEEEDLYYGLPDSPGDPLPDKQLGFEPDAQG, encoded by the exons ATGGCTGATGAGAAGACCTTCCGAATCGGCTTCATTGTGCTGGGCCTTTTCCTGCTATCCCTGGGCACATTCCTTATGAGCCACGATCGACCCCAGGTCTACGGCACCTTCTATGCCATGGGCAGCATCATGGTGATCGGGGGTGTCATCTGGAGCATGTGCCAGTGCTATCCAAAG ATCACCTTTGTGCCGGCCGACTCTGACTTCCAGAGCATCTTGTCCCCGAAGGCCCTGAGTCTGCTGGAGACTGGGCTTTCAGAGGTAAAGAG CCCCCAAACCCCCTATGTCAGGCTGTGGGAAGAAGCTGCCTATGACCAGAGCCTTCCAGACTTCACTCACATCCAAATGAAGGTCATGGGCTACAGTGAGGACCCCAGGCCACTACTGGCCCCCGAGCTGAAGACAGGAGCCAGCAGCGTCAGGGAAGGCGAGCCTCGTACTGCTCAGGCCTGGACGGAGGCTCCGGTGGTCGTCCATAGAGGCTTGGATGAGAATGAAGGAGAGAAATCCCATTCTCAGAGCAG CCCTCCAGCATGTCCCCAAGGCTCTGCACCCCTGGCCTCATTCCATGATGACCTGGATGGGGGCTCCAGCGAAGGCAGCAACTCTCATCCATCCCCACTTGACAGGGATGAGCCACACCTGCAGGCTCCCTGGGCCAGCAGGGGTCCACTGGATCGCTTCAGTGACTTTGCTCTGATTGATGACACCCCTACATCAGAGGACATGGTCCTGGAGGGGCAGGCGCGGGACACAGCTCTACCCAACAAGCAGCGATGGTCCCTGCGGGTGAAGGAGGAGACTGTCCAAGCAGGGGCAGGAGAaccagagcaggaggaggaagatctGTACTACGGGCTGCCAGACAGCCCTGGGGACCCCCTCCCTGACAAACAGTTGGGCTTCGAGCCTGATGCCCAGGGCTGA
- the Bsnd gene encoding barttin isoform X1 has product MADEKTFRIGFIVLGLFLLSLGTFLMSHDRPQVYGTFYAMGSIMVIGGVIWSMCQCYPKITFVPADSDFQSILSPKALSLLETGLSEVKSPRPQTPYVRLWEEAAYDQSLPDFTHIQMKVMGYSEDPRPLLAPELKTGASSVREGEPRTAQAWTEAPVVVHRGLDENEGEKSHSQSSPPACPQGSAPLASFHDDLDGGSSEGSNSHPSPLDRDEPHLQAPWASRGPLDRFSDFALIDDTPTSEDMVLEGQARDTALPNKQRWSLRVKEETVQAGAGEPEQEEEDLYYGLPDSPGDPLPDKQLGFEPDAQG; this is encoded by the exons ATGGCTGATGAGAAGACCTTCCGAATCGGCTTCATTGTGCTGGGCCTTTTCCTGCTATCCCTGGGCACATTCCTTATGAGCCACGATCGACCCCAGGTCTACGGCACCTTCTATGCCATGGGCAGCATCATGGTGATCGGGGGTGTCATCTGGAGCATGTGCCAGTGCTATCCAAAG ATCACCTTTGTGCCGGCCGACTCTGACTTCCAGAGCATCTTGTCCCCGAAGGCCCTGAGTCTGCTGGAGACTGGGCTTTCAGAGGTAAAGAG cccccg CCCCCAAACCCCCTATGTCAGGCTGTGGGAAGAAGCTGCCTATGACCAGAGCCTTCCAGACTTCACTCACATCCAAATGAAGGTCATGGGCTACAGTGAGGACCCCAGGCCACTACTGGCCCCCGAGCTGAAGACAGGAGCCAGCAGCGTCAGGGAAGGCGAGCCTCGTACTGCTCAGGCCTGGACGGAGGCTCCGGTGGTCGTCCATAGAGGCTTGGATGAGAATGAAGGAGAGAAATCCCATTCTCAGAGCAG CCCTCCAGCATGTCCCCAAGGCTCTGCACCCCTGGCCTCATTCCATGATGACCTGGATGGGGGCTCCAGCGAAGGCAGCAACTCTCATCCATCCCCACTTGACAGGGATGAGCCACACCTGCAGGCTCCCTGGGCCAGCAGGGGTCCACTGGATCGCTTCAGTGACTTTGCTCTGATTGATGACACCCCTACATCAGAGGACATGGTCCTGGAGGGGCAGGCGCGGGACACAGCTCTACCCAACAAGCAGCGATGGTCCCTGCGGGTGAAGGAGGAGACTGTCCAAGCAGGGGCAGGAGAaccagagcaggaggaggaagatctGTACTACGGGCTGCCAGACAGCCCTGGGGACCCCCTCCCTGACAAACAGTTGGGCTTCGAGCCTGATGCCCAGGGCTGA